From one Thermanaeromonas sp. C210 genomic stretch:
- a CDS encoding phosphoglycerate dehydrogenase → MTIKVVVTPRSFAATSPLPLKVLEERGYSIVRNQLERPLEVDELLELVRDADALIVGIDKVTRKIIENAPRLQVISKYGVGVDNIDLEAAAEKGIIVTNTPDVNTEAVADLAVGLMLAAARRIPQADASMRQGQWKKFMGMSLFGKTVGILGTGRIGRAVARRLLGFSTKLLLYDVCPDPSLAAEVRGEYVGLEQILREADYISVHLPLVPETRNLIGEAELRLMKPNAVLINTSRGGIVEEKALARALREGWIRAAALDVYAEEPLRGRELLDLETTVLTPHIGAYTEEAVMRMGLEAAENVISVLEGRRPKNVVSCYRTHEGEANGGSASR, encoded by the coding sequence ATGACCATTAAAGTAGTCGTAACGCCCAGATCCTTTGCGGCTACCTCTCCCTTACCCCTTAAGGTACTCGAGGAGAGGGGCTATAGCATCGTGCGCAATCAGCTGGAACGACCCCTTGAGGTCGATGAGCTTCTGGAGCTCGTTAGAGACGCGGATGCCCTTATTGTCGGTATAGATAAAGTAACCAGGAAGATAATCGAGAACGCGCCCCGCCTGCAGGTCATTTCCAAATACGGCGTGGGGGTGGACAATATTGATCTTGAGGCCGCAGCCGAGAAGGGCATAATCGTGACGAACACCCCCGACGTCAATACGGAGGCCGTGGCGGACCTGGCGGTGGGGCTGATGCTGGCCGCCGCCCGGCGTATCCCCCAGGCGGATGCTTCCATGAGGCAGGGCCAGTGGAAGAAGTTCATGGGCATGTCCTTGTTCGGAAAGACCGTCGGCATCCTGGGGACGGGTCGGATCGGCCGGGCGGTGGCGAGGAGGCTCCTGGGATTTAGTACCAAGCTGTTGCTTTACGACGTTTGCCCGGATCCCTCCTTGGCGGCGGAGGTAAGGGGAGAATATGTCGGATTGGAGCAGATCCTCCGGGAGGCTGACTACATCTCCGTCCACCTTCCCCTCGTACCGGAAACCAGGAACCTCATAGGTGAGGCTGAACTCAGGCTCATGAAACCCAATGCCGTCCTCATAAATACCTCCCGGGGCGGAATCGTAGAAGAAAAGGCCCTCGCCAGGGCCCTGCGGGAGGGGTGGATAAGGGCTGCGGCGCTAGATGTGTACGCCGAGGAACCCCTCCGGGGCCGGGAGCTGCTGGACCTTGAAACTACGGTCTTGACACCCCATATAGGTGCCTATACGGAAGAGGCGGTAATGCGCATGGGTCTGGAGGCGGCGGAAAACGTGATTAGCGTTTTAGAAGGAAGAAGACCGAAGAATGTAGTATCCTGCTACAGGACTCATGAAGGAGAAGCGAACGGAGGGAGTGCGAGCCGGTGA
- a CDS encoding MoaD/ThiS family protein — protein MRVTVTFLGPAASFAGRTAAVLEVAAPATVKEILEVAANECGFRVDPAAWAVLLDGRGVPPEDWDACTVDQDCQLTVLPMLAGG, from the coding sequence ATGAGGGTTACCGTTACCTTTCTGGGCCCGGCGGCCAGCTTTGCCGGCCGTACGGCCGCTGTCCTTGAAGTAGCGGCGCCGGCTACGGTAAAGGAGATACTGGAGGTTGCGGCCAACGAGTGCGGCTTCCGTGTTGACCCGGCAGCCTGGGCCGTGTTATTGGACGGCCGGGGGGTACCGCCGGAGGATTGGGACGCCTGTACGGTCGACCAAGACTGCCAACTTACGGTCCTACCCATGCTCGCGGGAGGTTAA
- a CDS encoding aldehyde ferredoxin oxidoreductase family protein, giving the protein MLFKGGYLGRVLRVNLTDEKATIEEIAPQVYEQFLGGRGVAAFYYYNEIGANTDPLSPENKIFFFTGPLTGVRLPSTTKFNLATKSPQTGLYLCSNSGGNFGPHLKFAGFDGLIIEGRAKRPTFLYIRDGQVEFHSAEAFWEEETGRGTEIIKDTIGEKRASVMIAGRAAVRGADIACIMVDGRSAGRGGAGRVMASKNLKAVAVLGRGKIPLHRPEALAEFSREAMRKARDSRPVHTRFGTPQYTGVLNELGCYPSYNFRTSVFDGIETIKAEYMEKHYKVKNKACYSCPIGCAQICEVKEGPFKGFKSDPEYESIGSLGGQCGVADFGAIVAANNLCDEYGMDSMSAGTIIAYAMECYELGLFSRELIGRELPFGDGKAMVEMLRDMGEMRGFGAELARGFKYLAAKYPETVPYMMHCKWMPFAAYEPRGFFGIGLSYGTSSRGACHNVGGWTIRDELLTGEYDRFAVKGKGLLVKRIQDTRAYVDSLGICTVARSSMGFSDRPSGTVLEMVTGVDLTPQLMEIGERIYTLERLILAREGITRKDDYLPDRIMKEPLPEGPAKGKVLTREMYDEMLDEYYAARGWDRDGIPTRECLKQLALDSVVQSDGTGTVAAGVK; this is encoded by the coding sequence ATGTTGTTTAAAGGTGGATACCTGGGAAGGGTGTTACGGGTAAATCTCACGGACGAAAAGGCCACAATAGAGGAGATTGCTCCTCAAGTGTACGAACAGTTCTTGGGCGGTCGGGGCGTGGCGGCCTTTTATTACTACAACGAGATAGGTGCTAATACCGATCCCCTTTCCCCGGAGAATAAGATATTCTTTTTCACCGGGCCGTTAACGGGGGTAAGGCTGCCTTCCACTACGAAGTTTAACCTGGCCACCAAGTCCCCCCAGACAGGACTGTACCTCTGTTCTAACTCCGGAGGAAATTTCGGGCCCCATCTCAAATTTGCGGGGTTTGACGGGCTCATCATTGAGGGCCGGGCTAAAAGACCCACCTTCCTTTATATCCGGGACGGCCAGGTGGAGTTCCATTCGGCCGAAGCCTTCTGGGAGGAAGAAACCGGCCGGGGCACGGAAATCATAAAGGACACCATAGGGGAGAAAAGGGCTTCGGTAATGATCGCCGGCAGGGCGGCGGTGCGCGGGGCGGACATCGCCTGTATCATGGTGGACGGCCGGAGCGCCGGCCGGGGCGGCGCCGGCCGGGTCATGGCGAGCAAGAACTTAAAGGCCGTGGCGGTACTGGGGCGGGGGAAGATACCCCTTCACCGCCCGGAAGCCCTAGCGGAGTTCAGCCGCGAGGCCATGCGCAAGGCGCGGGACAGCAGGCCTGTGCATACTCGCTTCGGTACGCCCCAGTACACGGGCGTCCTCAACGAACTGGGATGTTATCCCAGCTACAATTTCCGTACCAGTGTATTCGATGGTATTGAGACCATCAAGGCCGAATACATGGAAAAGCACTACAAAGTGAAGAACAAAGCCTGCTACTCCTGCCCCATCGGGTGCGCCCAGATATGCGAGGTTAAAGAGGGGCCCTTTAAGGGTTTCAAGTCCGACCCGGAGTACGAAAGCATAGGCAGCCTGGGTGGCCAGTGCGGCGTGGCCGATTTCGGCGCCATTGTTGCGGCTAACAATTTATGCGATGAGTACGGGATGGACAGCATGTCCGCCGGGACCATTATTGCCTATGCCATGGAGTGCTATGAACTGGGCCTGTTTAGCCGGGAGTTGATAGGAAGGGAACTGCCCTTTGGCGACGGCAAGGCCATGGTGGAGATGCTCCGGGATATGGGGGAGATGCGGGGCTTTGGTGCCGAGCTGGCCAGGGGCTTTAAGTACCTGGCCGCAAAATATCCGGAAACCGTGCCCTACATGATGCACTGCAAATGGATGCCCTTTGCGGCCTACGAGCCGAGGGGCTTCTTCGGCATAGGGTTGTCCTACGGGACCTCCAGCCGTGGGGCGTGCCACAACGTAGGCGGATGGACCATCCGGGACGAACTCCTTACCGGCGAGTACGACAGGTTTGCTGTTAAGGGGAAGGGGCTTCTCGTTAAGCGTATCCAGGACACCAGGGCGTATGTAGACTCCCTGGGGATCTGCACCGTGGCGCGGTCATCTATGGGCTTTAGCGACCGGCCGAGCGGGACGGTTTTGGAGATGGTCACCGGGGTGGATCTTACACCCCAGCTCATGGAGATCGGAGAGAGGATATATACCCTGGAACGGCTTATCCTAGCGCGGGAAGGTATTACCCGTAAGGACGATTACCTGCCTGACCGTATTATGAAGGAGCCCTTGCCGGAGGGGCCGGCCAAGGGGAAGGTACTGACTAGAGAGATGTACGACGAGATGTTAGACGAGTATTATGCAGCCCGGGGCTGGGACAGGGACGGGATACCTACTCGCGAGTGTTTGAAGCAACTGGCGTTGGACTCCGTGGTCCAATCCGATGGAACCGGCACGGTCGCCGCCGGTGTTAAATAA